The Haliotis asinina isolate JCU_RB_2024 chromosome 2, JCU_Hal_asi_v2, whole genome shotgun sequence genomic interval GAAAACATTGAATTTTCATGTTAAGGTCATGATTTAACCAAATACCTGCATTGTCTACAGCCATCGGCGACTGAATTGATGGTTTATATCCTTGTGGGGTTCCTTGACGATAGCTGATGAATCGTACGTCCGTGTGGTCCCCATAAAGGTGACGGTGCTTGGTTTGCTTGTGGTCTATAGCTCATATTGTAATGAGATGAGATGTACCGATTTACAAGATTTACAAGAGTTTCGCCTTCACCCGCCTTCTAACATTTTACTGTCGTTTTACACAGATATTTATCAATATAATTGGTTCCGTCGCAAAATACCTGAAATACCGTTGATGTGAGGGTAAAGTTAACCTTTAATCGCCCATGTACCGTTAGTGCTGTAAGTTTGTGTCTGCTATAGAGGGCTTGGACGGGTCAAAGGTATCTACCCGGGTGCCCCATCCCTATTACCTACCCTACCCGGGTACCCGTTATGTTAATTCATGActtcaaatttgtaagaaatggcagTACATTCTTCAGTTCAGAGTCTAAATTTTCGAGTCTTTCAATACTTTTAACCATGTATTACTCTCAAAACAAATGACTGATCCAAATCTTGAAAGATAATATAGcctgtaaatcatgaaagaataatgtTGTTTAATATATTGGTCACAGGATCATAATGGGTTCACGATTTGTGACGGGTACCCGGGTCCAACTCGTTACCCATCTGTCCGGGTACCGGGTTACCCGACCCAGCCCACTGCCATACGAACTGCAGGTTTGAGAGTACAGTCGATGAGTCTTTTCTGGAGAAAGTTCAGCCATCTAAGCAATATCAGTGCCGCGAGTTTGGTATCAAAGCAGCTCAGTGTGTTCCTGACAAGCCTCAGCAAGATCTGAAAATCTGGTGTATGCTCGGCTCCAGCTATCACTCCAGGTGATGATATGACCTCAGGGGTGCGGGCATAGTTCTtgttatcaccatgggttacactgaattgtctggtccacacacgACTATCTACACTGCATAAGGCTGCTATTTTGCTGCTCCAAATCAACACACCAAACACAAAGGTGAACGGCCACCATAATAGgtgatgatatgatatgatatttaAACAGAATACAGTCAACTGGATGACATCTGTTTGATGATGTTTTGTACAATACAAGGTGTTATTTGAGTGAAGTTTGGCTGGCCCCTGTTGTGAGATGTTTTGTAAGATAAAAGGTGTTATTTGAGTGaagtttggttgacacatgtttgaTGATGCTTTGGTACGATACAAGGTGTTATATGAGCGATGTTTGGCTGACACCTGCTGCGTAAAGTTTTTTCACGATACCAGGTGTTATTTGAGTTTTTCTCAGATGGCATGAATTAACTGACTGATCTTTGTATGACACCGGGTGTGTCATATATTTACATGACGATTTGGGCGACAGATGTGCACAAGAAAACATGATGGCAACAGTCTGGGAACCCTGCATCGCACTGTCAGCTGTCATATCACCTGAGTGTCAACACCGGGTTGCCGCTTAGgattttgttgaaacaaaacAGTAGCCACTTATAAGGTatgtattactattactattactatatTACGCGGTACGGGGCAACGAACACATGAAGTTCTTGCCCTGTTGGAGGACCAATGACTTGCCAAGCTCATCGTGGTTGCTGATGTTCATCGGGGAAGGATTAAATAAAGTTGTCtggaatgaaacaaacatatctttTAAAAAAGAACATCAAGCATTTTACAAGACCCCGCCTTCACGGTTATTTCACATCGATTTCATCGAGACCGTTTGAGAACTGCGCACATAATGTTCGAAAAGACGCCCTCACCATGCACAACAGCAAGAGAGAACGGTTAGCCCCATGTAGTGTCTTTGATTGTTGTGACTTTAGACCTTATTGGAGTGAGGTTGTCGTACGTTGCCTCAACTATATGTAAGATCGGCAGTAACTGAGCACATGGGAAATAGTTGTCGGTTACTCACTGCTTTTGAGGTAGGCATACATCTCGCCCGCATACAGGCTATTGTTACCTGAAAAGTAAGGTCAAGATGTTGTATGAAACTACTTTAGCGATAAaactaccttaagtctgtgttatgGTATGGGATTTGGGTCACCTTGGCGTTAAGATCGCGTTGTACAACGGCACCTAGAGCATCAACAAGCACGAGGCAAACACGATGAAAGTAGTTAAATCACTGATACACAGTCCAAGGTAACTTGGTCCAGTAGCATACAGACCGTAGGAATATCATTCTCAGCTGTCGTAACATCAGCTCACAATCAGTCAGTGGTAACATTTCATGCCATGCGGCATATAGTGGTACAGAGCTTCGTTCATTGGACACCATCGAGCAGTTATATTTGATCTGTCGTCTTGTGTGATTGATGGTTCCGTGTtgttggatatttatatagcgcacatatccgtGCAACTTCTACTTGCTCAGTGCACTGGTATTTTTcgctcgatcattggatgtcaatctcaacggcacatcgtattatctCAGCTCCCAGGGGACTATACAACTCGTACtgccgagtttattgtggctttctcatctctacgaggtacccattcatagctgggtggactgggacaccgCCCTTTGACCAAGTTTAcagcacgttgctgtacctgcaactagatgtctgcacgtattcatgtggccttGATTGCTATTGTTGCTATCGCAGATATGAAACAACATTTAGACTGATCCACAcgaaataaaaacaatacacacaCTGACCATGTGTAAAGTGATTTCTTCAGCCCCGACATTTCCAGTACAAATCCACGGGTATCCCTGGTAACACTCACCATGgcaacaacacacaataataaaGGACTTACGATTGATATCCATTTTACTGAAGACGTCATTGAACTCGTCTCGAGTAACACTACCATCACTGTCGGCGTCGGCAGCCGCCTTCAGGGTGTCCAAGTTGAGGGTTCTCATTTCGTCACCCTCCAGAACACCATCACCTGATGACATAAGTGTTATCTTTTAGAGATCCCTACCAATCCGGTGACAGTATGGCCAGTGAAGGTTTATAGTGTATCCCCAAGATTGGACCAATCTACAATTGTATTCCAAGACTGGACCTATTTACAGTGTACCTCTTGATTGGACCAATCTAGAGGTGAATTCCAAGATTGGACCCATGTCCAATTGTACTCCCAGATAGGAGCAGTCTACAGCTGTACCCCCTGATTGGACCATTCCATAGCATACCCCTTGAATGAACCAGCGTACAGTGTACCCCTGATTCGATTCGATCTGTCCACAGTATAGCGACTGAATGGACCAGTCTATAGTTGTACCCCAAGTGTGGACCAGTCTGTGATATACCCCTCACTGGACCTCCTTGGCCGAAAGTGGAAACCGTTTTATTAGCTAtggccatgtttgtttgtttttatgttacGGCGAAACCGAGTTTCCGAGAGCAAGCATAACTGGATTTGATTCACTGAATGATCAACAACAGTTATCAAAACATGTTCTTGGTGACATCTTTTGCTGCTCTGCATGGGAACAACCAACAAGGCTGTTTGACTCACCATTGGCATCATATTTGGTGAAAGCGGCTTTAATCTCGTCATCGGTCAAGACGAGGTTATTGTTAAGGTCGAACTTTGTGAAGAAGGCCATCTTGGAGATGAGGATGATGTTGGTCAGCTGGCTGTGTGAGAGACAAGGACAAGTATGACACAAACACCGGTCATTAACTTGAATCTTATGATTGAGTACAAGTAAGGTGGAACCCCAAATCAGATCGATGAATAGCAATCTAACTGGTAAACGAACAAACATATAATGCTCAATGAAACGTTTAtcgtaatcaaaacatcagaccaactaggtgagtttgggttttttttttcagaattcaaGCCCCCAAAATacgaaaagttgtttaacaaactattatTAAAACATTTGCACAGTTCATTCTGTGTTGCgagggtggtggtgggtgggtggttgtgggggggggtggggtggggtgggggtggggggtggggggggggtgttTAAGAAAGGGACAGACAGGTGTGCGTGAAAGGATGGAAACGGCACAGCACggattaatgaatcaataactttgtCAGCACTTGCCCACATGCTTCCCGTGTGGTGTATGCAAGGTCAGGTGTGTCAGTACGTACAACAGGTAACATGTATTCAATGCGAGGTACTCACTAGTGAGCCACAGGTACATACATGTGTATCCAAAGACAGGTTTATCATTACGTGCTACAGGTAATATGTATTCAAGGTGATGTACTCACTACTGGGTGCCTCTGAAGGAGACGGGGGCATAGAAGGGAAGGATGACTGGCTTGGCCTTGTTTCCGAacccaggtttcttcacaggtGGAGCAAACCGATCAGGAGGCACTGAACACGTAATAGTAAACTCAAAACAGCTAAATCGCAACATTAATTATTTCTTTTAATGACATTCGATAATTTTCTCAAATGAGTTAAACATATATTGGTTAATGACTTGACCACTGATAGTTgtgtaaaagaaatatattttcataacgCTTTTTCACTATGGGGCAGAGTTCTATACAGTCAAAATCTTGCAACTCACAATTTATAAGATCAACATTCTGAGCTGATTCACCAATATTCCCAGCGAACAGAGGGACTACATACAAATAATAAGAGCAATATTCTATCTTACCTTTCTTCCCTGCCCAGTGAGGAACTACAGACAGATTATAAGCACAACAATCAGATCAGACTTACCTATATTTCCTGCCCAGAGAGGCACTACACACAGATGAGTATGGCAATAACAGCCGACTCACCTATATTTCCTGCCCAGAGGGGAACTACACACAGATGAGTGCAATAATCAGATCCGACGTACCTATATTTCCTGCCCAGAGCGGGGCTACACAAAGGCTTATTGCAAGCAGGTACAGCATTCTGATCTGAAAGAGAAAATGTCACATTGTGCTGCAACATGGCCCTAATGTTTATCATCAATATATGAGAGGCAAATCGCGAATcaaactgtcaaaattatatctgACCCAAACTCACTACTCAAATTTGAAATACAACCTCCTACCTTCAGGCCACCGTTACAAAGTTCCCATTGTGAAAACTAAGAGAGCGCATACATCCTTTATGCCAAGGACCATATCTCTCTTAAACAAATGTGAGAATacttaaattcatgaatttatgtaaatgtttttgtttgtatgttgctAATGTGTCAGCAACCTAGCTGATATAACACAAATTCCCGAAAAAGTAATAAAGTATTAACCTATTCTACTCCATCATAAAGACAGAAAATTCATGTTCTTATCCTAGATTGAACACCAAACTGTCAGTCTTCGCTGTGTTTGCTTTAGTGTCAAATATACCTTATTCTAATAAGAATATAAAGTACTGTCAAAGTGACTGAATGTGACTCACGCCATTACTCAAACTTAGGCACAGTTTGAGCCTGTATAGAACATACCAATGTTTTCTCGTGAGAGTGTACTTACCGCAGTATAAGTCCAGTCTGTGTCAGGGACACAACCTTCTGTGAGCCATTATATACAGCAGTGCGACCTCTGTATCTCCACCGACGTCTACAGTTACAGCATAAGGTAACAGCAGGACACGTTTATCAAAGTATCGCTTTCTACATATACATCGACATGCTGATCGGATATGAGGGACAAAGAGGAATACCAGTTTCATAATGTTATATTCATAGTATTGAGCAGAGTATTTGATAACGTTAATATGCCAGTTCCTGAAGACTACACCACACTACAAGAAAAACGGATAAACATGTCGACAAAAGAGACCACACAGAGGTATTTTCATTCGTTTTGTTTAGCTTATGAAATCTGGAAGAACTGTTATTTGGTTTGATCATTATTAATGATCATCCTTCAAGCAGTGTATAAAAAAGAGATCTGTGACTGGTTAAGTTTGGTACAAATGGCAATGAAGACCATGAAATGAATTTCCAATCATATGATCATACCTTGTTTGAAATATCTGAATATGATTTAGAAGTCTAAACTATCCAAAAGTAGTTGAGTATCGTGCGAATTGAATGTTTAATTTTGAAAGGTTTAATCTGGAATATGTTCTGGGGTATACACGCATATTGGAGTAATTTTGGACATGACTATAAAAAGGTCTAAAACACATATCCCCAGTGGTATAAAACCATTTGGAAAGTAATTTCGAGTTTaattatatactgagtcaaaaaaagaaacttcacattctttcttcagggcactataaaagtgcaagagatggtaagatggttaaattgttattaatccattgctgaaatatgtgtgatgtactcgatacactgacagtgccacaatcagttccattaggatacaccgccgttccaaaacatgggtatacagaatgccaagtcacaagaataaaaattcgaaatttctcagtgcAATGTTGTTTATGGCCGCCCCACAGCAGACGGTtggttgggcccacagcagacgttgacgctGATGAAACTTCGTCAacattggcccacgatatggacgtcgagaatcgggattggcagcccgcaaccgatttcgaatagtctgtgaggacagtcgacctctaaacatctcagccctggttcgtgtagccggcataaatctgtcacgtaggtgacgtaggacggtCTTCTGGTCTTGACGTCACTCTTGGACGACCCGATCTTGGgcgatcagagtgagtgagtgagtgagtttagttttacgccgcactcagcaatattacagctatatggcggcggtctgtacataatcgagtctggaccagacaatccagtgatcaacaacatgagcatcgatctgcacaattgggaaccgatgacatgtgtcaaccaagtcagcgagcctgaccacccgatcccgttagtcgcctcttacgacaagctgagtcgccttttatggcaagcatgggttgctgaaggcctattctaccccgggaccttcacgggttgggcgatcagaagtggtgccagtttgttgtagacgacctcgtaAGTCATGCACAGTACGACGGTTGCaccccattgctcttgcgacgtaaATAACTAATCTTCCCGCTTGCAGCATGCCAGCGGTGGTTTGACAATCGtgacatttaaagtaccgttaggaCTGTggtttaaagtgtttgtttttttccaattcttcaggccaatgcaaacacgtgcaaatgaagaacgCTTCGAAGccaagatcacgtgatcgactgcacgtgcaaaacctgatttggcactaacgtcatttgcacaatgaatggatgggtttgagtgggttttgctaacgtttttgcTAGTCGAAAGACAGGGATCCCAtgtcggatacatagatgtatcatcaaagAAAAATtatacattattttttaaaattacattttgtgaagtttcttttttgactcagtattaaatgtttgaataaaattaatttgaaaGGTACAAAACCACATTGAAGTAATTTATTttaatcatttaaaaagtttaaaTCAAATTATGTTCTGAAGTATAAAACCATACTGAAGTTATTTTGAGAGACTAAGTGGGAGTGCAATTTATATAATACCAATATTGTCAGGTGATAATCAGACATATAATGGCGTCAGGCAATGTTTCCCTTGCTGCACAGTTAACATGACattaatgaaaaatgttaatgGAAAGTATTAAATagaataaaacataataatagaaaaatatactttatgtatatatactagccacatagaGGGACTGTGCAAACGGAAAATATGCATATAGGCAAATTCATATATCACTACGCCAGTGAATAACTGCCTGCAGTATATGTGATGGTGAGAATAGAAAGTACCAAATATAATAAAAAGAACCATTTAGCCGATATGAGCATTAGTTGCAAAACCTTTACAACCTCTTTACTAGCTGTTATAGTCAATATAATGATTTATACAACGTGTCATTTCatacaagaaaagaaaaaaatgatattGTAAAATCATGAAAAGCCACCATCTGTGAGCAGACATTGGACAAGAGTTGC includes:
- the LOC137272748 gene encoding uncharacterized protein yields the protein MLYLLAISLCVAPLWAGNIVPPDRFAPPVKKPGFGNKAKPVILPFYAPVSFRGTQYQLTNIILISKMAFFTKFDLNNNLVLTDDEIKAAFTKYDANGDGVLEGDEMRTLNLDTLKAAADADSDGSVTRDEFNDVFSKMDINRNNSLYAGEMYAYLKSNNFI